A window of Paenibacillus phoenicis genomic DNA:
GATTTCCATCGTACGGCCGCTCAGCTTCCCACGGGCCGATTCCCGCTGATTCCGCGTTTGAGTTGCGCGAGGGAGCATCGAATACTCCGCCGTCACCCAGCCTTTGCCCTGACCTTTCATAAACATCGGGACCTTCTCTTCAACCGTGGCGGTACACAGCACCTTCGTATCGCCCACCTCGATGTAGACAGACCCTTCTGCGTATTTATTAACATTGACGGTTAAATTCATCGGCCGGCGCTCGTCCGCCTGGCGTCCGTTGCTTCTCATCTTTACTGCCTCCTACGTGTTCTTGCTGTCAATATGCTTTCCCTATTCTACCAAAGTGTGGTCATAAAAGCACCTTTCCATTCGGCCAAAAAAAGAACCCTGCACCTCGCAGGGCCCGGTATGCCTTCGTATGGCGTGCCGTGGTTAAACATGGTTTACAGTGGGATTTCGTTAATCGTTTCCGGCCGCATCACCGGTTCGCTATAGGTCTGGTTATCCAGGCCAACGACTTCCTTTTGCCCGTTTAGCCAAATGCGTACTTTGCTGTCGTCCCGGTTCTCCGTCACCGTCAGCACCAGTGATTGCAACATTTGTGCTGGCAGCTTCTCGCCGGCTTCAAACATATCGTCCGTCAGCGCAACCGTCACGATGCCGTCCTTCGAGACCTCGACGCTTTCCAGCTTCGTGTTGTCGGTCACGACCCGCTCCAAGCCGTCTCCTTGTTGCGGCCCTTTGAGCAGTTCGCCGAGCGCGGATTTCACCCGATCGCCGTCAGCCGGTACAAATCGGGTCACCGGGACGAAATATTGGACGCCCTCCGGCGTTGCTGCGGAGAAATACACAATGACCGGGCTCAGTTGGGATAAGCCGGATTCAGCTTTAATTTCGAGGTTAATCCCAAAATTACGGCTGAGCGGCCGATCCAGCGGCGTACCGTTCACCGGCATCTCGTTTAATTTCTGCCCGTCCACCCACAGCTGAACCTTCTCCACATCCGGCGTTCCGGTTAACGTCCAGGTCAACGCCTCAAGGATTTTGCGCTCATCGGCCGCTTCATAGCCGGTAAACGCTTGATTAAACTCGACGACGGCCAGCTTCTCGTCTTTTTTCACGGTGACGGCCTTCACCTCACTGCCCGCCGGAAGAATGCCGCTAAAGCCGGCCGGGAGCAGGCTGGCATATTTGCCGTCCTTCACCAGCATCTCCAGCATCCGGTTCAGCTTGAGCGAAGCCTCGCCATCAGGCAAGTGCAGGGCGACCGGGGCCAGCAAGCCATGCTCGTTCACCAAGTAAACTGTAGAGAGCGCTTCCTCCTGGGCAAAGCTTGTCTGCTCTACGGCATCCAGACCTTCCAACATTTGGGTTTCGATATCTGTAGGCGGAGGATCGATTTGGGCGGAGCTTCCCCCAAACATGCCGCAGCCCGACAGCAGCAGCGGAAGCGATATTGCCCCGGCGGCAGCCGTATTTCGTAATCGGCGGTTCCATTTCATTTTTGCTCGTGCCTCCCTAAGTTTTTCAATTGGCTAAGATTTGTATTACTATATATACGAGCCTTGTCCCGAAACATAACTATATTTTTCCGGGATCTGGACAAACTTCTTCATATCTTGTCAATCCAACTAAAAATGACGAGGAGTAGAGTGTATGGGGATGGAACAACCGAAGGCCAAAGTGCCTTACAGCTTGAACAGCAAGAAAGTCGCTGATGCCACCAAGGAGTGGCTGCACAAGCGCGGCGTGACGACGGAGCAAATCGCAGAACTCGTAATGTTTTTGCAGCAAAAATACTACCCGAACCTGACGATGGAAGAGTGCATACATAACGTGGAGCAGGTGCTGACCAAACGCGAGGTGCAAAATGCGGTGCTGACCGGCATCCAGCTCGATATTTTGGCAGAGCAGGGGATGCTGATCCCTGAACTGCAGGACATGATTGCCAATGACGAGGGGTTGTACGGTGTGGATGAAATCCTGGCCTTCTCGATCGTAAACGTGTATGGAAGCATCGGCTTCACCAACTACGGTTATGTCGATAAGCTGAAACCGGGCATTTTGGAACGGCTGAATGACAAGACGCTGGGTCCGTGCAATACGTTCTTGGATGACATTGTCGGCGCCATTGCAGCCTCGGCCAGCAGCCGGATCGCCCATCGCAAACAAGCGGAACGGGAAAAAGAACGCGGTGAGGAATCCCTCGACTCCGAGCGGTAATCTCCATCAGTGCAACGCAAAGAAGGACGGCAAATCAAATGCCGCCCTTCTTTTTGCATTATTGAACTATTCCACCGGAGCATACCGGATAACCTCGTCTGTACCTTCTCCGTTCGTCTGCTCTTCAGCCCGCCCTTGCCGGACCAACTCAACTAGATGGGCCAGCGTTTCTGACATGGCAAAGCGCATTTGGTGGATGCTAAGCTCCGTGCCAAATAAGGCGGTGCAAACGTCGAAAGCCGTTTGCGGCCGCTCCTGCAGCAACCGTTCGATGCGCAGGAGCCGCTCGCCGTGATGCTCAAGCAACAGCCGCACACGCTCCGCAAAATAATCAAACGGATTGCGGTGTCCCGGATATGCGGTTGCCACCTCGTAAGCGCTCAGCTTCTCCAGCGAATCCAGGAACGATTGCAGCGGCTGCGGATCACTGCCAGGCAAGAAGCTGACGTTGGGGGAGATTTGCGGCAGCACCGCATCCCCGCAGAACATCAGTTGGTGTTCGGCATTATAAAAGGACAGGTGCCCCGGGGCATGTCCGGCCGTTTCAATCGGCAGCCAGGCTCGTCCACCCATCCGGATCGGCTCTCCCTCCCGGAGAAAGGTCACTTCGGGAGCCGGCGTGACCTGAGCGAAAAAGCCCTGCAAATGCCCGGGCAGCTGGCTGTACCACGATTCCGGCATCCCGTGCCGCCGGTACAAATCGGGCAGCGCTTCGTGCATCCGGCTGTCCGGCCCCCACATCAGCCGCGTCTCTTTATAAGCCCGCGGCGACATCAATACGGCCGCTCCGGTGACCTCCTGCATATATCCCGCCAGGCCATAATGATCGGGGTGGTGGTGGGTCAAGACGATTTGCGTAATGTCGCGCGGCGATATCCTGAGATCCTGCCAAGCTGCCCGCCACTCTTCGATCGTCTCCTCCGTTCGCGGCCCTGGATCGATGATGGTAATCCCCTCTTCTCCCTTCAGCACATAGCTGTTCACCCTGCGCAGGGGAGGGGCCATCGAGATCGGAACACGGGCCACGAGCTCCCGGTCCCAGAGCTGAATTTCCGGCAATAATGTCATGGCCGCACCCCCACCAAAATCATGCGCCGAGACGTCTTCGGATCGTAAAGCTCTTCATCATAATCCCCATGAACGTTCTGCAAGGTTAAACCGGCCTCCTTCAGCATCCGCCGAAAATCATCCAATTCGTACAGCTTAATCCGCTCCATATAATGCCTTGGTTCTCCGCCAGGGGCGGTAATTTCGATGTCCTTGATGACATACCCATCTTCAATCCGCCGCCGTTCTACGATCTGCTGCCCCGCGTCCTCCCGTACCGAATACGGAACAAGATGGGCGGCAACATAAGCGGGATTAAGAAAATCGAGAAGGAAACGGCCCCCTGACTTCAGTACGCGGGCCGCTTCCCGCAGCACCTTGATCTGCTCCTCGTCCTTTTTAAAATAACCAAATGAAGTAAATAAGTTCACCACAGCCTCAAACTCCCCGCTTTGAAGCGGCAACTCGCGCATATCAGCCCGGTGCCAGGTGATCCGACCCTCGGGGTCGAGGCGTCTCGCCTCGCGCAGCAACACCTCTGACAAATCCACGCCGGTCACCTTGTAACCCGCTTCGGCCAGCGCCAGCGAATGGCGGCCCATGCCGCAGCATAAATCCAACACCTTCGCACCTGGAGGAAGATGAAGCCAGCGGATCATCCGCTGAACTTCGTGTTTCGCACCTTGCGCATCGCGGTGCTTATATACCAGCAAATAATCTTCCCCGAAACTAAGCTCATACCACTCCGCCATCTTCCCCTGCCTCCATACGATCCGTCCCAATTGGATATGTACTCAAATGCATCCGTGTATCCTCATTGTACCGTCAGACTTCCGGAAACACAAAGCGATCTTGAAGTGTTCAAACCGAAATACCAAAAACCGCCGAAGCAGGGCTTCGGCGGTTCAGAATGGCTGCTGCTTCAGCCGAATTACTCGGCAGCGGCTGCATCCGTAAATGTATTGGTGATTTTCGCTTTGCTGCGAACGTCCTCCAGCCACGCTCCCGACATGCTGGAAACCTGTTGGGAGATAAGGCTCTTGCGGATCTCATCCTTCTTCTCCTCCAGCGTTGCCGTGTGGGCTTCCTTCTTGTCGGTGACTTTAATGACCTGATAACCTTCGCTCGTCTTAACAGGCTCGCTAATCTCGCCTTTCGCCAGCTTGAAGGCGGCTTCTTCCACCGCTTCTTCCATTTCGCCGCGGGCGAAGAAATCGGTGTCTCCTCCTTGATCCTTCGTAGCTGTATCCAGCGATTTGCTCTTGGCCAGCTCTGCAAAATCGGCGCCTTCCTTCAACTGCTTCACGATATCCTTCGCTTCCTCTTCAGTTGCGACCAAAATGACGGAAGTCCGAACTTGCTCCGGTGTATTAAAGGAATCCTTGTAGGTTTCAAACGTTTCCTTAACCTGCTCGTCGGTAACATTGATCTGCGGTTCCAGCAGCTTCGTCAGCTTCAGCTCCATTTCGACCTGCTTGAGCAAATCATCCATGGTCATCCCGTACTGCTCCAAAGCTTGATTCAGCGCTTCTTCCGAACCAAACTGGGTTTTGTAGGTTTCGATTTCGGCGTCGACATCGGCATCCGTGATCGTGATATTGTTCTTAGCAGCCTCTTGGTTCACAAGCTCCTGGTTGATGAGGTTTGTCAGCGCTTGTTCTCCGCCATTGGCAGCCAGTTCTTCATAGAGCCGGTCCTTCGTAATTTCCACACCGTTAACCGTAGCGACGGCCTCTGCCTTATTCGTGGCAAACGGCGGTTTGATCAGTACAACGACCAGCAAAACAGCCAGTACCAACGATACGATCTGCCATACTTTATTACTGGATGTAGGGGCTTGTACCGGTGCAGTCTCCGTCTCCCCGTTCAGGGGAACCATCACCGGCGTCAAGTCCTCATCGGTTGTGCTGCCCGTAGCCGCGACGGTTACTTCCGCTTCGTTCGCTGGAGAAGATTCCGTTTCCGTCGACGGGTCGCCCACAGCATCCGCCGGATCATTTGCCGCTTTCGCTAGCTGGTCCGTCCCGGCATCCGCCGGACCGGCCTGTCCATCCTGGGCCCGCGTCTCCTCAGCGGCTCCGGTTTCGCCTCCGGTTGCCTCCAACTCTTTTTTTTCCTTTTCGTCCATATGACTTTGCGACTCCCTTCTTCATGAAGCATTCAATTTGGATTCAAAACGTGCTTTCTTGACTTTACCAGATATCCATCGAATTTACCTTAAATATTCCTAAAAAAAGCGCGTCCCTTTTAAGGTGAATTTAAGGAATCGGGAGGCTCTTGCTTTTAATTGCGTCACCCCGTCATTCGTGTTCTCGGCAAAAAAGGTGTAGAATATAATGGTAAAACTAGTTCTAGTTCGGGAGGAACATTCGACGATGGATTATCAAGCTTATTTTAATACGAACCGCGAACAACACTTAAATGAACTTGGCGAATTGCTTCGGATTCCCAGCATCTCCGCCTTGTCCGAACACAAAGGCGATGTGCAGAAGGCGGCCGAATGGATCGCCGAAGCTCTGCGCCGCGCCGGTATGGAATCGGTGGAGATTCATCCTACTGCAGGGCATCCCATCGTTTATGCCGAGCATCTGCACGCACCAGGGAAACCAACCGTTCTGGTTTACGGCCATTATGACGTACAACCGGTAGACCCGCTGAATCTGTGGGAGACGCCGCCATTTGAGCCGTCCATTCGGAACGGCAAGCTGTACGCCCGCGGAGCGACGGACGATAAAGGCCAAGTGTTTATGCATATCAAGGCCGTGGAGGCGATTTTGAAGCAGGAGAAGGAGCTTCCGGTCAACATCAAATTCTGCATCGAAGGGGAAGAGGAAGTCACCAGCCCGAACCTGCCCGCCTTCTTGGAAGCCAACCAGGACAAGCTGGCCGCTGACGTGATCCTGATCTCCGATACCGCGCTGATGGCACCGGGCAAACCGGCGATTTGCATCGGTCTGCGCGGCTTGTGTGCGATGGAAGTCTCGGTGTATACCGCCAACACCGATTTGCACTCCGGTACATATGGCGGCGGTGTCCCTAACGCGCTGCACGCCCTGGTATCGTTGCTGGCTTCCCTGCATGATGAGCAAGGCCGAGTCACGGTCGAAGGCTTCTACGAAGGCGTTCACGAGCTGTCTGCGCTCGAACGCGAAGAGTTCGCCAAGCAACAATTTGACGAAGAGAAGCTCAAGCGGGATCTTGGCTTGAAGGAGCTGTTTGGCGAAGCAGGGTACTCCTTCGTCGAGCGGACCGGCGCCCGTCCAACGCTGGAACTCAACGGGGTTTACGGCGGATTCCAAGGGGAAGGGACCAAAACGGTACTGCCGAAGGAAGCCCATGCCAAAATCACCTGCCGCCTCGTTGGCGACCAGGACCCGCAAGCCACGATCGACCGCATCGAACGGCATCTGCACAAACACCTGCAGCCGGGGGCAACCTTGAAGGTCAAAGCGACCGAGAAAGCGCGGGCCTTCACATGCAATCCGGAAGATCCGATGCTGCAAAAAGCGGCCGATGCCTACGAAGCCATTTACGGCACTCGGGCGCTGTTCACGAAGGACGGCGGTTCGATCCCGATCGTCGAGACCTTGTCCCGCGTCCTGTCGGCTCCAGCCGTCATGATGGGCTTCGGGCTGCCGGACGAAAACCTGCATGCGCCAAACGAGCATTTTAACCTGGAGAACTTTGACAAAGGGCTGCTCACGATCGTTCATTATTTGAAGTCGCTGTAACGTTAGTTTAGCCAATAACCTCCGGCATCTGATGTGAATAGGATGCTTGGAGGTTTTTTTATTTGCGGATACGCACACAAAAAAACCTTCTCTTACCCCTTCCGGGGTGAAAAAGAAGGCTTGCGGCTTTCTACGAACACGTAGTTCACCGTCAGATTTTCAGCTCCCCAAGCTTGATCAGCTCGACAACCGCCTGCGCGCGACCTTTGACATTCAACTTTTGCATGACGTTAGAAATGTGATTACGGACGGTTTTCTCACTAATAAACAGTTGCCCGGCAATGTCGCGCGTCGTTTTATCCTGCACGAGAAGCTCGAAGACCTCCCGTTCACGATGAGTCAACAGAAATTTGCTGTTACGATCGCTGCTCTTCAAAATGCGTCACCCCTCCTTGCTCGGGTTTTGTGGTTTAACAAGGTTCAGGGATACAGTCAACACATCTTATGAAGAAACAGGGTTAATGGTGCGGTGCCGTATAGAAATGGGCGGCCCGTTATTTGAAGGCCATCGCGGCCTGAACCGCTTTCAGCCAGCCTTGGTAGAGCGCTTCCCGCTTAGACTGCGGCATCGTTGGGATAAACCGGCGTTCCAGGCGTTTGCACTGCGCGACTTCGTCCAAATCGCTCCAGTAGCCGACCGCGAGACCCGCCAAAAAGGCCGCGCCCAACGCCGTCGTTTCGCCGATCGCCGGACGTTCTACGGGAACCCCAAGAATGTCGCTTTGGAACTGCATGAGAAAGCCGTTCGCAACAGCGCCGCCATCCACCTGCATGGACCGTACGGCGTATCCGGCATCCTGCTCCATCGCGCCGAGAACGTCTTTGGTCTGGTAAGCCAGCGCCTCCAGCGTCGCCCGGATAAAATGCTCCTTCGTCGTCCCCCGCGTCAGGCCAAATACCGCGCCGCGAACTTCGCTGTCCCAATACGGGCTGCCGAGACCAACGAAGGCTGGAACAACGTAGACGCCTTTCGTTGAGTCCACGCGCGAGGCGTACACCTCGCTGTCCTTGGCGTTCCGGAACATGCGCAACCCGTCGCGCAGCCACTGGATCGCCGAGCCGGACACGAAGATACTGCCCTCAAGAGCGTACTCCACCTTCCCGTTTAAGCCCCAGGCCAATGAGGTGATCAGCCCGTGCTCCGATACAACGGGGGTACTGCCGGTATTCATCAGCATAAAGCAGCCGGTTCCGTACGTCGTTTTGACCATCCCCGGCTGGAAGCAAGCTTGCCCGAACAGAGCTGCCTGCTGGTCTCCGGCCGCCCCCGCGATCGGCACCTCCTCCCCGAAGAAGTGGTACGGAACCGTCGTGCCGTATACCTCGGAGGAGGATTTCACTTCAGGCAGCATCGCCTTCGGGATGTCCAGAATCGCAAGTAGCTCGTCATCCCAGGTCAGCTCGTGGATGTTGTACATCAGCGTCCGCGAAGCGTTGGAATAGTCCGTTACATGCAAGCGGCCGCCGGACAGCTTCCAGATGAGCCAGGTATCGATGGTCCCGAACAGCAATTCGCCCTTCGCCGCCCGCTCCCGCGAGCCTTCGACATGGTCGAGGATCCACTTGACCTTGGTTCCAGAAAAATAAGGGTCGAGCAGCAGACCGGTTTTGGCCCGGAACAAAGCGTCATGACCGGCATTCCGCAGCTCCTCGCAGATCGCGGCCGTTTGCCGGGATTGCCAGACGATCGCCGGGTAAATCGGGTTGCCGCTGTCTTTTTCCCAAACGACCGTCGTTTCCCGCTGGTTCGTAATCCCGATCCCAACAATCTGCCGCGGCTTGATACCGGATTCCGATAAGCAGGAAGCAATCACCGACATGATCGAGCCCCAAATCTCATTGGGATTCTGCTCGACCCAGCCGGGTTCGGGGAAATACTGCGGGAATTCCCGCTGTGCCGAATGAACAATCTCCCCTTGCCGGTTAAACAAAATCGCCCGCGAGCTCGTTGTGCCTTGATCCAAAGCCAAGATATATTTTTCCATGGAACTCCTCCGTTTCGGTTTGATGAAATAACGCTTACATTCTTATGTCTATCATAACCCGGCATCCTTCGTGCACGCTATCAGGTTCACGGAGAATCAGCGATAAGAAAAACGTCTATCGACGTACATTCAAAGTAGACAGACCGCGTTTAGCGGAAGTTTTTCTTGCGATATCAGGATGCTAATGCCCCGAAGTTTATACTTTCTGATATCTTAAAAAAAGAACCATAGAAAATTCCATGGTTCCTTTCCGCCAATATGTTCACCGCTTCCCTCATGCTTTGGAATTCTTGGATAGCTTCTCCAAAATCGTGATCATCATCTCCAGCTCCTCTTCGCTGAGGACGGATAAATGCGTTTTCAACACTTCCCGTGACTTCTTCCGGGCTTCCGCCAGCACCTCGGCCCCCCGCTCGGTAACCGACAACAGCACCGCCCGCCGATCCTGCTCGTCATGCCGCCGCTCCACGAAACCGCTTTGGACCAGCCGATCGATCATGACCGTAATCGCGCTGGGCTTCACCTCCAGCTTCTCGGCTAAATAGCTGACATTGCAGTTGGACTTCCGGGCAATCAGCATCAGCGTATGAAATTGCGGGCCCGTCAGGCCCAGCTCCTGATGGTGCATTAATTCACTTTTCACTTTCCGAAACGAACGGGTCCATACCGATTCGATCCGATCTATGTAATGGTCGAGATCAACGGACAACCAAACCATTCCTCTCTCCGATAATAACCCTACTGTTTAGAGTGTATTATGCAGACTCCGAAAATTCAAGGAATCTGTCGCCATTTGACGGGTAACCCTACTTGAAAAGGCCGGGAAAATCGCTTATGATGAAACCGAGAAGTCAAAATAATTTTCACATTTCACAAGAATTTAATAAAAATTATTTTCGTAGCAAGTAAACAATCACATCCAACGGCTGAACTTCCTGAGGGAGGAACTTATCTATGACACCCATATTGCATGCGGTATCCAGCCACCTGGAGACGCTGTCGCCGCAGGAACGCAAGCTGGGCGAATACATTTTGGAGTCGCCGGCCACCGTCATTCATCAGGGGATCACAGAGCTGGCCAATGCGTGCGGGATTAGTCCCTCAACGGTGACAAGGTTCTGCAAGACTTTTCACTTTAAAGGCTTCCCTGATTTCAAAATGAAGCTGGCTTCCGAGCTGGCCCACAAGCCTGCGGAGAACCACTACCAGGACATCATCGCCGGCAACGACCTGCAAAAAATCGTCGAAGCGATGGAAGCCAACCATCTCGCCTCGATTACCGACACCACCCGGCTGCTGGACATGAACCAGCTGTCCCGGGCCGTTGAGGCGTTATGCCGCGCCAAGCGCATCGATCTGTACGGTGTGGCGACTTCCTCGATTGTCGCCCAAGACTTTTACCAGAAGCTGGTGCGTATTGGCAAGAACTGCACCGCCTTCGCTGACTCGCATATGCAGATCACTTCCGCTTCCTCGCTCGGCGAAGGCGACGTGGCGCTGGCGATCTCCTATTCAGGCGAAACGCCGGAAACGATCGACGCCCTGCGCTGCGCCAAAGACAGCGGCGCAACCACGTTGTCGCTCACGCAGTACAGCAGCAACTCCCTGGCTTCGCTCGCGGATATCGCTTTATTCTCATCCTCGTTAGAGGAAGGCATGCGCCGGGGCGATATGGCCTCGCGTATTGCGCAGCTGCACGTCATCGATATTTTGTTTACGGGGATGGTCAGCTTGGAATTCCAGGATTTCATTCCGAAGCTCGAAAGCTCGTATCAGAATGTTCAAATTTATCGTAAAACCCAAGGAGGGCAACACGAATGCTGAATATTATCAAAACCAACAGCGAGCAGCAATTTAATGAAACCGGAGCAGGCATCATCGCCAGCCTCCTGCAATCTAACCCGCGGGCGATTTTGGGCCTGGCTACCGGCAGCACACCGGTCGGGGTGTATGAGAAGCTGATCGAGCTGTACAAGAAAGGCAGCGTCAGCTTTAAGCAAGCGAGCAGCTACAATCTGGATGAATACATCGGATTGCCGGCGGACCATCCAGAGAGCTATCGCCGATTCATGGACGAGAAGCTGTTTAATCATATCGATATTTTGCCAGAAAATACGCATGTACCTGAGGGAAATGCTCCGGATCCTGAGCAAGCGGCCAAGGACTACGCAAAACTGCTGGATCAAGCGGGTCAAATCGACTTGCAGCTGCTGGGCCTTGGACATAACGGCCATATCGGGTTTAACGAGCCTGCCGATGAGCTGACGGGGCCGCCGCATGTCGTGAAGCTGCAAGAGCGGACACGGCTGGCCAATGCGCGCTTCTTCAATTCCATTGACGAGGTGCCAACTCACGCGCTCACGATGGGGATCGGTTCGATCCTGCAGGCTAAGCAAATCCTGCTGATGGCCAAAGGCGAAGACAAAGCCGAAATCATCGCCAAAGCGTTAAAGGGGCCAATTACGACCCAATGTCCGGCTTCGCTGCTGCAAACCCACCCGAATGTGGTTGTCGTCGTTGACCAGGCTGCGGGGAGATTCCTGTGATGAGCGGCGCCGGACGTACCTTCAACCTCATTCATGCCGAAGTTGTCACCCCGCGCGGAACGTTCCGCGACGGCGCGGTTGCGGTGAAAGACGGCGTCATCACTTACGTCGGCACGACCGCCGGATTACCTGAAGCTCACGCTGCAGGCGTCGAGACGATTGATGCGAAAGGCAGCTATGTGCTGCCCGGCTTTATCGACGTGCACGTGCACGGCGGCATGCTGAAGGATTTCTCGCAGCCAAGCAAGCAAGGTCTGGACGCCATTACGAAGCTTCATTGCAGTCAGGGAACGACTTCGATGCTGGCGACAACGATGACCCTTCCGAAGGCGATGATCGACAACGTGCTGGCCGAAGTCCATCAATATATGGCTGGCGAGATGCCTTATGCCCAATTGGTTGGCGTTCATCTGGAAGGGCCGTTTATCAGCCCGAAATGGCCGGGCGCCCAAAATCCTGAGCACATCGTCCCGCCGAACCGCGAATGGATCGAAGGTTGGGAACAACAGTATCCGGGGTTAATTAAGCAGGTTACGTTTGCGCCTGAACGGGACGGGGCGCATGAGCTGATCCGCTATTTACGGAAGCAGGGAATCGTAGCGGCTGCCGGTCATACCGATGCCACTTACGAAGAAATCATGGCCGCTTACGAGGTTGGCTTAAACCACTCCGTGCATATGTTTAACGCCATGACGCCGCTGCATCACCGCAAACCGGGCACCGCCGGGGCAATCCTGAGCACGCCGGGCATTAGCGCAGAAATCATCGCCGACGGCATTCACGTCCATCCTGCAGCAATCCGGCTGTTGGCCAGCGTGAAGACCGGCAGCAACCTGCTCCTGATCACCGATGCTATGTCGGCTGCAGGGCTCGGTGACGGGGACTACATGCTTGGCGACCTGCCGGTTGTCGTGAAGAATAACGTCTGCACGCTGCGCGACAGCGAAGGAACGTTAGCCGGAAGCACGTTGACGATGATCCGCGGTTTCCGCTATCTCGTACGCGAGGTGGGATTGTCGATCGAACGCGCGTCGGAAGCCGCCAGCGCCAATCCGGCGAAGCTGATCCGCATCGACCATTTAACCGGCTCGATCGAAACCGGCAAACAAGCAGATCTGCTGCTGGTCGACCGCGATTTGGAATTGCAGCGGGTGTGGGTCAAAGGACGTGCATTCCAAGATAACGAATAATCAAAACCATCCAATCACAAGATAAAGCGCGAGACGCAGGAAGGATTTCTTCCCGCTTCTCGCGCTTTTTGGTTCTCGCTATAAACCGCCGCTAGCGGGTTGTCCCTCCGGTGAAACCGGCATTCATGTCACGTGCACCTGTTCCTGTCCCATTGCCCATGCCGGCATTAGGTCTTGTCGGCGCATAACCATTTGGCCCGGTCATCGTCCCTGCACGGCCGGGGAATACACGGTTAATCAGCGTTTCGAAATCGCTGATGAAGTTGTTCAGTGTTCCGCCGCCCCGAGACTCTGTAGCATATTGGCCAATGGTGGATACAAAATCGGAATCGTTAGATACGTAGAC
This region includes:
- a CDS encoding MarR family winged helix-turn-helix transcriptional regulator — protein: MVWLSVDLDHYIDRIESVWTRSFRKVKSELMHHQELGLTGPQFHTLMLIARKSNCNVSYLAEKLEVKPSAITVMIDRLVQSGFVERRHDEQDRRAVLLSVTERGAEVLAEARKKSREVLKTHLSVLSEEELEMMITILEKLSKNSKA
- a CDS encoding MurR/RpiR family transcriptional regulator, coding for MTPILHAVSSHLETLSPQERKLGEYILESPATVIHQGITELANACGISPSTVTRFCKTFHFKGFPDFKMKLASELAHKPAENHYQDIIAGNDLQKIVEAMEANHLASITDTTRLLDMNQLSRAVEALCRAKRIDLYGVATSSIVAQDFYQKLVRIGKNCTAFADSHMQITSASSLGEGDVALAISYSGETPETIDALRCAKDSGATTLSLTQYSSNSLASLADIALFSSSLEEGMRRGDMASRIAQLHVIDILFTGMVSLEFQDFIPKLESSYQNVQIYRKTQGGQHEC
- the nagB gene encoding glucosamine-6-phosphate deaminase — its product is MLNIIKTNSEQQFNETGAGIIASLLQSNPRAILGLATGSTPVGVYEKLIELYKKGSVSFKQASSYNLDEYIGLPADHPESYRRFMDEKLFNHIDILPENTHVPEGNAPDPEQAAKDYAKLLDQAGQIDLQLLGLGHNGHIGFNEPADELTGPPHVVKLQERTRLANARFFNSIDEVPTHALTMGIGSILQAKQILLMAKGEDKAEIIAKALKGPITTQCPASLLQTHPNVVVVVDQAAGRFL
- the nagA gene encoding N-acetylglucosamine-6-phosphate deacetylase; protein product: MSGAGRTFNLIHAEVVTPRGTFRDGAVAVKDGVITYVGTTAGLPEAHAAGVETIDAKGSYVLPGFIDVHVHGGMLKDFSQPSKQGLDAITKLHCSQGTTSMLATTMTLPKAMIDNVLAEVHQYMAGEMPYAQLVGVHLEGPFISPKWPGAQNPEHIVPPNREWIEGWEQQYPGLIKQVTFAPERDGAHELIRYLRKQGIVAAAGHTDATYEEIMAAYEVGLNHSVHMFNAMTPLHHRKPGTAGAILSTPGISAEIIADGIHVHPAAIRLLASVKTGSNLLLITDAMSAAGLGDGDYMLGDLPVVVKNNVCTLRDSEGTLAGSTLTMIRGFRYLVREVGLSIERASEAASANPAKLIRIDHLTGSIETGKQADLLLVDRDLELQRVWVKGRAFQDNE